The Pseudomonadota bacterium genome includes the window ACCTTTAAAGACAAGGTGCTGACCGAGATCTTCCCGGGCCGCACATGGGTACCAAAGACCCTGATCTTCGCCAAGGACGACAGCCACGCCGAGGATATCGTCAAGATCATCCGCGAGGAGTTCGGCAAGGGCAACGATTTCGCCCAGAAGATTACCTACAAGACCACCGGTCAGAAACCAGAGGATCTTATTAATTCATTCCGTACCAGTCCAATGCCCAGAATCGCCGTCACCGTCGATATGATCGCCACCGGCACCGATATCAAGCCGCTGGAAATCGTCATGTTCATGCGGGCCGTCCGCTCACGCTCCTTCTTCGAGCAGATGAAGGGTCGCGGGGTACGGGTTGTCAATCCTAACGATCTGCAGTCGGTCACCCCGGATGCCAAGTTCAAGGACCATTTCATCATTGTCGATTGTGTCGGTGTCTGCGAGATGGACAAGACCGATTCTCGGCCCATGGAGAGAAAACCCACGGTCAGTCTCGAAAAACTCCTGCAGGCGGTAAGCCTCGGCAATACCGACCCGGATGTCATTTCATCGCTGGCCGCCCGGATGGCCCGGATCGGCCGGCAGATAACGCCTGCGGATGATCGCCAGGTGATCGAGCTTGCCAATGGTAAGACAATCGAACAGTTGACAACCGATCTGGTCACCGCCATCAAGCCCGACAACCATATTGAAAGGGCCAGGCAGGATACTGGCTGCGCCGAGCCCAGTGAAGAGCAGATCAACCAGGCCGCCACCAAACTGATTGTCGAGGCAACCCGGCCCCTCCATAATCCCGAACTGCGCAATTTCCTGGTCGAGGTCAAGAAGAAGAACGAGCAGATCATCGACAACATCAGTGAAGATCAGGTGATCTCCGCCGAGTTTTCCGTCGAGGCCCTGGAAAAGGTCAAGTCCATGGTCCAATCCTTCGAGCAGTTTGTGTCCGATAACCGCGACGAGATCACCGCCCTGCAGGTTCTTTACAGCAGGCCCTACAAGAGCCGGTTGCGCTTTGAGGATATCAAGGAACTGGCCGCTCGGATCGAAAAGCCGCCGCACCATTTCCGGGTCGATAATCTCTGGGATGGGTATGCGGCTCTTGAGAAGGCCAAGGTCAAGGGGGCCAATGCCCCGCATATCCTGACCGATCTGGTTTCCCTGGTCCGTTTTGCCATGCATCAGGAGAATGAGCTGGTGCCGTTTCCGGAAAAGGTTGAGGCAAATTTCAAGGCCTGGCTCTCCCAGCAGGAGGCAAGTGGTAAGAAGTTCAGCGATGAACAGCGGCAATGGCTGGTGATGATCCGCGACCATATTGCCGCCAATCTTGGTATAGAGACTGACGACTTTGATTATGCGCCTTTTGCCCAGGAAGGTGGGTTAGGTAGGGTGTATCAGCTCTTTGGTGAAGATTTGACTGTGATAATTGAAGAATTAAACGAGGCGTTGGCGGCTTAAGATGCAGAGTGAACACGGTGAAATAATTATCTATCAGGCTGAAGATGGAAAGAGTTCGCTAGAAGTCCATCTTCATGAAGAAACGGTTTGGCTGTCTCTAAATCAAATGGCAGAATTGTTTGGGCGCGATAAGTCCGTCATCTCTAGGCATTTAAATAATATTTTTAAAAGTGACGAATTGTCACGTGATTCAGTTGTTGCAAAAAATGCAACAACTGCTGCAGACGGGAAAATTTATCAAGTAGACTATTATAATCTCGATGCCATTATCTCAGTTGGTTACCGGGTTAATTCAATCCGTGGAACCAGGTTTCGTGTCTGGGCGACTTCCGTCCTTAAAGACCATCTCATCAAAGGCTACACAGTCAACGAGCGAAGGCTTGCGGAGAAAGGTCTCTCGGAGATGGAACAGACAATTGCCCTCCTCACCAGGACACTGGAAAGCCATGAAACTCTCAGCGATGAGGGCAGAGCCGTGCTGGAAGTGGTCGGCCGGTATGCCAAGTCATGGACACTGCTTCTCAAATACGATGAGGACCGCCTGGAAATCCCCAAGGAGAGTCATCCGGCAAGACAGTCCCTGGATTATGGGCAGACCCAACAATCAATCAAGACGCTCAAGGCTGATTTGCTTATGCGGGGCGAGGCCTCCGATCTGTTCGGCCAGGAACGTGACCATCATCTCCAGGGCATCCTCGGCAATCTCGACCAGACCTTCGGCGGCCAGGACCTTTATGCCAGCGTCGAGGAAAAGGCGGCCCATCTCCTGTACTTTGTAATCAAGGACCATCCTTTCAGCGATGGCAATAAGCGGATCGGTTCTTTCCTCTTCCTGGTTTTCCTAAAGGAGAATAACCTTCTTGAACAATCC containing:
- a CDS encoding type III restriction endonuclease subunit R translates to SGYYIDKRDRETRTTRWEKLEEDFEYDPNKLDRDVVAIDQIRTIIKTFKDKVLTEIFPGRTWVPKTLIFAKDDSHAEDIVKIIREEFGKGNDFAQKITYKTTGQKPEDLINSFRTSPMPRIAVTVDMIATGTDIKPLEIVMFMRAVRSRSFFEQMKGRGVRVVNPNDLQSVTPDAKFKDHFIIVDCVGVCEMDKTDSRPMERKPTVSLEKLLQAVSLGNTDPDVISSLAARMARIGRQITPADDRQVIELANGKTIEQLTTDLVTAIKPDNHIERARQDTGCAEPSEEQINQAATKLIVEATRPLHNPELRNFLVEVKKKNEQIIDNISEDQVISAEFSVEALEKVKSMVQSFEQFVSDNRDEITALQVLYSRPYKSRLRFEDIKELAARIEKPPHHFRVDNLWDGYAALEKAKVKGANAPHILTDLVSLVRFAMHQENELVPFPEKVEANFKAWLSQQEASGKKFSDEQRQWLVMIRDHIAANLGIETDDFDYAPFAQEGGLGRVYQLFGEDLTVIIEELNEALAA